Proteins from a genomic interval of Bombyx mori chromosome 8, ASM3026992v2:
- the LOC105841244 gene encoding histone deacetylase 5 isoform X13, producing MYVLNLAEMAHEGPARTEGSPHHTPSPPHLPHLPVTDSGFHHQIMQLKKQQQLQQEILLQHFQQQRQQLAREHENQMREHLKLWEQQKKAMEEAALREAREAREAREARERHERDRVELMRKKDIHEHSANASTQVKQKLQEFIKKKQANANGTVTTASYRNWGIVKSSSGESITSTGATATHPYRLTAPLPLNLNAPPPQPSPADYPLRKTASEPNMLKQRLKARVIERRASPLARRPLRTRHKHRNCEGGSPRGSPPGGCAAAPIREEEENGSRAAEFLFSSPSLPNISLGRPHVGPRLHPPPAAHTPAPVVLPPVSEAEALVVGGAGGRPVQRLGRTHSAPLPLGDPALQPPPVHHYLRDQIRKTVLTRAHDAAVQLREEEGEVIDLTSKRNDPPAPVEPAPLTRALSSPLVGARVPATGLAYDPLMLKHGCACGQHAPTHPEHGGRLQSVWARLCETGLAARTERTRPRKATLDELQSVHTEAHVQVFAGRGRDGAGVGAGGGAGGAVRQLVRLACGGLGVDSDTAWSDLHTAPAARLAAGALLDLALRTARGHLRNGFAVVRPPGHHAEPNQAMGFCFFNNVAIAARVLHTRLGLQRILIVDWDVHHGNGTQQIFYEDPHVLYMSIHRHDDGNFFPGTGAATECGAGPGLGYNVNVPWSCGTDPPLGDAEYLAAFRSVIMPIAKEYDPEIVLVSCGFDAAAGHPAPLGGYSVSAACFAHMTRDLMQLANGKVVMSLEGGYDLAAMCDCAQEVVRALLGDRPPAPPYAELCRAPHPRAQHALAATIAVQAQHWPTIKRYSSLVGMSALEAAPSVAAARLGALQSERDAADTAAAMATLSMHQHNRPVSTSAESSRSVSEEPMEQDEAK from the exons CTGAAATGGCCCACGAGGGCCCAGCAAGGACGGAGGGCTCGCCCCACCACACGCCCTCGCCGCCCCACCTCCCTCACCTCCCAGTCACCGACTCCGGCTTCCATCATCAGATAATGCAG TTGAAGAAGCAGCAACAGCTCCAACAGGAGATTCTACTGCAGCATTTCCAGCAGCAGAGGCAACAGTTGGCAAGAGAACACGAGAACCAGATGAGGGAACATTTGAAG TTATGGGAGCAACAGAAGAAAGCAATGGAGGAGGCAGCGTTGCGCGAGGCCCGAGAGGCGCGGGAGGCTCGGGAGGCCCGGGAGAGGCACGAGCGCGACCGCGTCGAGCTGATGCGGAAGAAGGATATACACGAACACAGCGCCAACGCGTCTACCCAAGTTAAACAGAAATTACAG gagtttataaaaaagaaacaggCCAACGCCAATGGCACCGTGACGACTGCCTCCTACCGCAACTG GGGCATAGTGAAGTCTTCATCAGGGGAGTCGATAACGTCGACGGGGGCGACAGCGACGCACCCTTACCGGCTCACGGCGCCGCTGCCACTCAACCTCAACGCGCCCCCTCCGCAACCCTCCCCCGCAGACTACCCCCTGCGCAAGACCG CGTCGGAGCCCAACATGCTGAAGCAGCGGCTGAAAGCGCGCGTCATCGAACGCCGGGCCTCGCCCCTCGCGCGCCGCCCCCTCCGGACCCGGCACAAACACCGCA ACTGCGAAGGTGGGTCCCCCCGCGGCTCGCCCCCCGGTGGCTGCGCCGCGGCTCCCATccgcgaggaggaggagaacGGCTCCCGCGCCGCAGAGTTCTTGTTTTCGTCTCCGTCACTGCCCAACATCTCTCTGGGACGACCTCACGTGGGTCCCCGCCTGCACCCGCCCCCCGCGGCGCACACCCCGGCGCCCGTGGTGCTGCCCCCCGTgtcggaggcggaggcgctggTGGTGGGCGGGGCGGGGGGCCGGCCGGTGCAGCGCCTCGGTCGCACGCACTCCGCGCCGCTGCCCCTGGGCGACCCGGCCCTGCAGCCGCCCCCCGTGCACCACTACCTCAGAGATCAGATCCGGAAAACT GTGTTGACCCGCGCACATGACGCGGCGGTGCAGCTGCGGGAGGAGGAGGGCGAGGTCATCGACCTGACGTCGAAGCGTAACGATCCTCCCGCCCCCGTCGAGCCGGCCCCCCTCACCCGCGCCCTCTCGTCGCCCCTGGTGGGGGCCAGGGTGCCCGCCACGGGACTCGCCTACGACCCGCTCATGCTCAAGCATGG GTGTGCGTGCGGACAGCACGCCCCCACGCACCCGGAGCACGGCGGCCGCCTGCAGTCCGTGTGGGCGCGCCTGTGCGAGACCGGCCTGGCCGCCCGCACCGAGCGCACGCGGCCCAGGAAGGCCACGCTCGACGAACTGCAG AGCGTGCACACGGAGGCGCACGTGCAGGTGTTcgcggggcgggggcgcgacggcGCGGGCGTGGGGGCGGggggcggcgcggggggcgcggTGCGGCAGCTGGTGCGGCTGGCGTGCGGCGGGCTGGGCGTGGACTCGGACACGGCGTGGTCGGACCTGCACACGGCGCCCGCCGCGCGCCTCGCCGCCGGAGCCCTGCTGGACCTGGCGCTGCGCACCGCGCGCGGACACCTCCGGAACGG GTTCGCGGTGGTGCGGCCCCCCGGTCACCACGCGGAGCCCAACCAGGCGATGGGCTTCTGTTTCTTCAACAACGTGGCCATCGCCGCCCGCGTGCTGCACACCAGGCTGGGGCTGCAGAGGATACTCATCGTCGACTGG GACGTGCATCACGGCAACGGCACCCAGCAGATATTCTACGAGGATCCTCACGTGCTGTACATGAGCATCCACCGGCACGACGACGGGAACTTCTTCCCTGGAACGGGAGCGGCCACCGAGTGCGGCGCCGGCCCGGGGCTCGGCTACAACGTGAACGTGCCCTGGAGCTGCGGCACCGACCCGCCCCTGGGGGACGCGGAGTACCTGGCCGCCTTCCGCTCCGTCATCATGCCCATCGCCAAG GAGTACGACCCCGAGATAGTGCTCGTGTCGTGCGGGTTCGACGCCGCGGCCGGGCACCCGGCGCCGCTCGGCGGGTACAGCGTGTCCGCCGCCTGCTTCGCGCACATGACCAGGGACCTCATGCAGCTCGCCAACGGCAAG GTGGTGATGTCGCTGGAGGGCGGCTACGACCTGGCGGCCATGTGCGACTGCGCGCAGGAGGTGGTCCGCGCGCTGCTGGGGGACCGCCCCCCCGCGCCCCCCTACGCCGAGCTGTGCCgcgccccccacccccgcgcccagCACGCGCTCGCCGCCACGATTGCCGTGCAGGCGCAGCACTGGCCCACC ATCAAGCGGTACAGCAGCCTGGTGGGCATGTCTGCGTTAGAGGCCGCGCCCTCGGTGGCGGCGGCCCGGCTCGGAGCCCTGCAGAGCGAACGGGACGCCGCCGACACCGCAGCCGCCATGGCGACGCTGTCAATGCACCAGCACAACCGGCCCGTGTCCAC
- the LOC105841244 gene encoding histone deacetylase 5 isoform X5, with product MSINPATVSAKAEMAHEGPARTEGSPHHTPSPPHLPHLPVTDSGFHHQIMQNHSPRKNHIVERAKQTLENSFLQQLKKQQQLQQEILLQHFQQQRQQLAREHENQMREHLKLWEQQKKAMEEAALREAREAREAREARERHERDRVELMRKKDIHEHSANASTQVKQKLQEFIKKKQANANGTVTTASYRNWGIVKSSSGESITSTGATATHPYRLTAPLPLNLNAPPPQPSPADYPLRKTASEPNMLKQRLKARVIERRASPLARRPLRTRHKHRNCEGGSPRGSPPGGCAAAPIREEEENGSRAAEFLFSSPSLPNISLGRPHVGPRLHPPPAAHTPAPVVLPPVSEAEALVVGGAGGRPVQRLGRTHSAPLPLGDPALQPPPVHHYLRDQIRKTVLTRAHDAAVQLREEEGEVIDLTSKRNDPPAPVEPAPLTRALSSPLVGARVPATGLAYDPLMLKHGCACGQHAPTHPEHGGRLQSVWARLCETGLAARTERTRPRKATLDELQSVHTEAHVQVFAGRGRDGAGVGAGGGAGGAVRQLVRLACGGLGVDSDTAWSDLHTAPAARLAAGALLDLALRTARGHLRNGFAVVRPPGHHAEPNQAMGFCFFNNVAIAARVLHTRLGLQRILIVDWDVHHGNGTQQIFYEDPHVLYMSIHRHDDGNFFPGTGAATECGAGPGLGYNVNVPWSCGTDPPLGDAEYLAAFRSVIMPIAKEYDPEIVLVSCGFDAAAGHPAPLGGYSVSAACFAHMTRDLMQLANGKVVMSLEGGYDLAAMCDCAQEVVRALLGDRPPAPPYAELCRAPHPRAQHALAATIAVQAQHWPTIKRYSSLVGMSALEAAPSVAAARLGALQSERDAADTAAAMATLSMHQHNRPVSTSAESSRSVSEEPMEQDEAK from the exons CTGAAATGGCCCACGAGGGCCCAGCAAGGACGGAGGGCTCGCCCCACCACACGCCCTCGCCGCCCCACCTCCCTCACCTCCCAGTCACCGACTCCGGCTTCCATCATCAGATAATGCAG AATCACAGTCCAAGAAAGAATCATATCGTGGAGAGAGCCAAACAAACGTTAGAAAACTCTTTCCTGCAGCAA TTGAAGAAGCAGCAACAGCTCCAACAGGAGATTCTACTGCAGCATTTCCAGCAGCAGAGGCAACAGTTGGCAAGAGAACACGAGAACCAGATGAGGGAACATTTGAAG TTATGGGAGCAACAGAAGAAAGCAATGGAGGAGGCAGCGTTGCGCGAGGCCCGAGAGGCGCGGGAGGCTCGGGAGGCCCGGGAGAGGCACGAGCGCGACCGCGTCGAGCTGATGCGGAAGAAGGATATACACGAACACAGCGCCAACGCGTCTACCCAAGTTAAACAGAAATTACAG gagtttataaaaaagaaacaggCCAACGCCAATGGCACCGTGACGACTGCCTCCTACCGCAACTG GGGCATAGTGAAGTCTTCATCAGGGGAGTCGATAACGTCGACGGGGGCGACAGCGACGCACCCTTACCGGCTCACGGCGCCGCTGCCACTCAACCTCAACGCGCCCCCTCCGCAACCCTCCCCCGCAGACTACCCCCTGCGCAAGACCG CGTCGGAGCCCAACATGCTGAAGCAGCGGCTGAAAGCGCGCGTCATCGAACGCCGGGCCTCGCCCCTCGCGCGCCGCCCCCTCCGGACCCGGCACAAACACCGCA ACTGCGAAGGTGGGTCCCCCCGCGGCTCGCCCCCCGGTGGCTGCGCCGCGGCTCCCATccgcgaggaggaggagaacGGCTCCCGCGCCGCAGAGTTCTTGTTTTCGTCTCCGTCACTGCCCAACATCTCTCTGGGACGACCTCACGTGGGTCCCCGCCTGCACCCGCCCCCCGCGGCGCACACCCCGGCGCCCGTGGTGCTGCCCCCCGTgtcggaggcggaggcgctggTGGTGGGCGGGGCGGGGGGCCGGCCGGTGCAGCGCCTCGGTCGCACGCACTCCGCGCCGCTGCCCCTGGGCGACCCGGCCCTGCAGCCGCCCCCCGTGCACCACTACCTCAGAGATCAGATCCGGAAAACT GTGTTGACCCGCGCACATGACGCGGCGGTGCAGCTGCGGGAGGAGGAGGGCGAGGTCATCGACCTGACGTCGAAGCGTAACGATCCTCCCGCCCCCGTCGAGCCGGCCCCCCTCACCCGCGCCCTCTCGTCGCCCCTGGTGGGGGCCAGGGTGCCCGCCACGGGACTCGCCTACGACCCGCTCATGCTCAAGCATGG GTGTGCGTGCGGACAGCACGCCCCCACGCACCCGGAGCACGGCGGCCGCCTGCAGTCCGTGTGGGCGCGCCTGTGCGAGACCGGCCTGGCCGCCCGCACCGAGCGCACGCGGCCCAGGAAGGCCACGCTCGACGAACTGCAG AGCGTGCACACGGAGGCGCACGTGCAGGTGTTcgcggggcgggggcgcgacggcGCGGGCGTGGGGGCGGggggcggcgcggggggcgcggTGCGGCAGCTGGTGCGGCTGGCGTGCGGCGGGCTGGGCGTGGACTCGGACACGGCGTGGTCGGACCTGCACACGGCGCCCGCCGCGCGCCTCGCCGCCGGAGCCCTGCTGGACCTGGCGCTGCGCACCGCGCGCGGACACCTCCGGAACGG GTTCGCGGTGGTGCGGCCCCCCGGTCACCACGCGGAGCCCAACCAGGCGATGGGCTTCTGTTTCTTCAACAACGTGGCCATCGCCGCCCGCGTGCTGCACACCAGGCTGGGGCTGCAGAGGATACTCATCGTCGACTGG GACGTGCATCACGGCAACGGCACCCAGCAGATATTCTACGAGGATCCTCACGTGCTGTACATGAGCATCCACCGGCACGACGACGGGAACTTCTTCCCTGGAACGGGAGCGGCCACCGAGTGCGGCGCCGGCCCGGGGCTCGGCTACAACGTGAACGTGCCCTGGAGCTGCGGCACCGACCCGCCCCTGGGGGACGCGGAGTACCTGGCCGCCTTCCGCTCCGTCATCATGCCCATCGCCAAG GAGTACGACCCCGAGATAGTGCTCGTGTCGTGCGGGTTCGACGCCGCGGCCGGGCACCCGGCGCCGCTCGGCGGGTACAGCGTGTCCGCCGCCTGCTTCGCGCACATGACCAGGGACCTCATGCAGCTCGCCAACGGCAAG GTGGTGATGTCGCTGGAGGGCGGCTACGACCTGGCGGCCATGTGCGACTGCGCGCAGGAGGTGGTCCGCGCGCTGCTGGGGGACCGCCCCCCCGCGCCCCCCTACGCCGAGCTGTGCCgcgccccccacccccgcgcccagCACGCGCTCGCCGCCACGATTGCCGTGCAGGCGCAGCACTGGCCCACC ATCAAGCGGTACAGCAGCCTGGTGGGCATGTCTGCGTTAGAGGCCGCGCCCTCGGTGGCGGCGGCCCGGCTCGGAGCCCTGCAGAGCGAACGGGACGCCGCCGACACCGCAGCCGCCATGGCGACGCTGTCAATGCACCAGCACAACCGGCCCGTGTCCAC
- the LOC105841244 gene encoding histone deacetylase 5 isoform X7: MAHEGPARTEGSPHHTPSPPHLPHLPVTDSGFHHQIMQNHSPRKNHIVERAKQTLENSFLQQLKKQQQLQQEILLQHFQQQRQQLAREHENQMREHLKSFVPQLWEQQKKAMEEAALREAREAREAREARERHERDRVELMRKKDIHEHSANASTQVKQKLQEFIKKKQANANGTVTTASYRNWGIVKSSSGESITSTGATATHPYRLTAPLPLNLNAPPPQPSPADYPLRKTASEPNMLKQRLKARVIERRASPLARRPLRTRHKHRNCEGGSPRGSPPGGCAAAPIREEEENGSRAAEFLFSSPSLPNISLGRPHVGPRLHPPPAAHTPAPVVLPPVSEAEALVVGGAGGRPVQRLGRTHSAPLPLGDPALQPPPVHHYLRDQIRKTVLTRAHDAAVQLREEEGEVIDLTSKRNDPPAPVEPAPLTRALSSPLVGARVPATGLAYDPLMLKHGCACGQHAPTHPEHGGRLQSVWARLCETGLAARTERTRPRKATLDELQSVHTEAHVQVFAGRGRDGAGVGAGGGAGGAVRQLVRLACGGLGVDSDTAWSDLHTAPAARLAAGALLDLALRTARGHLRNGFAVVRPPGHHAEPNQAMGFCFFNNVAIAARVLHTRLGLQRILIVDWDVHHGNGTQQIFYEDPHVLYMSIHRHDDGNFFPGTGAATECGAGPGLGYNVNVPWSCGTDPPLGDAEYLAAFRSVIMPIAKEYDPEIVLVSCGFDAAAGHPAPLGGYSVSAACFAHMTRDLMQLANGKVVMSLEGGYDLAAMCDCAQEVVRALLGDRPPAPPYAELCRAPHPRAQHALAATIAVQAQHWPTIKRYSSLVGMSALEAAPSVAAARLGALQSERDAADTAAAMATLSMHQHNRPVSTSAESSRSVSEEPMEQDEAK; this comes from the exons ATGGCCCACGAGGGCCCAGCAAGGACGGAGGGCTCGCCCCACCACACGCCCTCGCCGCCCCACCTCCCTCACCTCCCAGTCACCGACTCCGGCTTCCATCATCAGATAATGCAG AATCACAGTCCAAGAAAGAATCATATCGTGGAGAGAGCCAAACAAACGTTAGAAAACTCTTTCCTGCAGCAA TTGAAGAAGCAGCAACAGCTCCAACAGGAGATTCTACTGCAGCATTTCCAGCAGCAGAGGCAACAGTTGGCAAGAGAACACGAGAACCAGATGAGGGAACATTTGAAG tcCTTCGTCCCTCAGTTATGGGAGCAACAGAAGAAAGCAATGGAGGAGGCAGCGTTGCGCGAGGCCCGAGAGGCGCGGGAGGCTCGGGAGGCCCGGGAGAGGCACGAGCGCGACCGCGTCGAGCTGATGCGGAAGAAGGATATACACGAACACAGCGCCAACGCGTCTACCCAAGTTAAACAGAAATTACAG gagtttataaaaaagaaacaggCCAACGCCAATGGCACCGTGACGACTGCCTCCTACCGCAACTG GGGCATAGTGAAGTCTTCATCAGGGGAGTCGATAACGTCGACGGGGGCGACAGCGACGCACCCTTACCGGCTCACGGCGCCGCTGCCACTCAACCTCAACGCGCCCCCTCCGCAACCCTCCCCCGCAGACTACCCCCTGCGCAAGACCG CGTCGGAGCCCAACATGCTGAAGCAGCGGCTGAAAGCGCGCGTCATCGAACGCCGGGCCTCGCCCCTCGCGCGCCGCCCCCTCCGGACCCGGCACAAACACCGCA ACTGCGAAGGTGGGTCCCCCCGCGGCTCGCCCCCCGGTGGCTGCGCCGCGGCTCCCATccgcgaggaggaggagaacGGCTCCCGCGCCGCAGAGTTCTTGTTTTCGTCTCCGTCACTGCCCAACATCTCTCTGGGACGACCTCACGTGGGTCCCCGCCTGCACCCGCCCCCCGCGGCGCACACCCCGGCGCCCGTGGTGCTGCCCCCCGTgtcggaggcggaggcgctggTGGTGGGCGGGGCGGGGGGCCGGCCGGTGCAGCGCCTCGGTCGCACGCACTCCGCGCCGCTGCCCCTGGGCGACCCGGCCCTGCAGCCGCCCCCCGTGCACCACTACCTCAGAGATCAGATCCGGAAAACT GTGTTGACCCGCGCACATGACGCGGCGGTGCAGCTGCGGGAGGAGGAGGGCGAGGTCATCGACCTGACGTCGAAGCGTAACGATCCTCCCGCCCCCGTCGAGCCGGCCCCCCTCACCCGCGCCCTCTCGTCGCCCCTGGTGGGGGCCAGGGTGCCCGCCACGGGACTCGCCTACGACCCGCTCATGCTCAAGCATGG GTGTGCGTGCGGACAGCACGCCCCCACGCACCCGGAGCACGGCGGCCGCCTGCAGTCCGTGTGGGCGCGCCTGTGCGAGACCGGCCTGGCCGCCCGCACCGAGCGCACGCGGCCCAGGAAGGCCACGCTCGACGAACTGCAG AGCGTGCACACGGAGGCGCACGTGCAGGTGTTcgcggggcgggggcgcgacggcGCGGGCGTGGGGGCGGggggcggcgcggggggcgcggTGCGGCAGCTGGTGCGGCTGGCGTGCGGCGGGCTGGGCGTGGACTCGGACACGGCGTGGTCGGACCTGCACACGGCGCCCGCCGCGCGCCTCGCCGCCGGAGCCCTGCTGGACCTGGCGCTGCGCACCGCGCGCGGACACCTCCGGAACGG GTTCGCGGTGGTGCGGCCCCCCGGTCACCACGCGGAGCCCAACCAGGCGATGGGCTTCTGTTTCTTCAACAACGTGGCCATCGCCGCCCGCGTGCTGCACACCAGGCTGGGGCTGCAGAGGATACTCATCGTCGACTGG GACGTGCATCACGGCAACGGCACCCAGCAGATATTCTACGAGGATCCTCACGTGCTGTACATGAGCATCCACCGGCACGACGACGGGAACTTCTTCCCTGGAACGGGAGCGGCCACCGAGTGCGGCGCCGGCCCGGGGCTCGGCTACAACGTGAACGTGCCCTGGAGCTGCGGCACCGACCCGCCCCTGGGGGACGCGGAGTACCTGGCCGCCTTCCGCTCCGTCATCATGCCCATCGCCAAG GAGTACGACCCCGAGATAGTGCTCGTGTCGTGCGGGTTCGACGCCGCGGCCGGGCACCCGGCGCCGCTCGGCGGGTACAGCGTGTCCGCCGCCTGCTTCGCGCACATGACCAGGGACCTCATGCAGCTCGCCAACGGCAAG GTGGTGATGTCGCTGGAGGGCGGCTACGACCTGGCGGCCATGTGCGACTGCGCGCAGGAGGTGGTCCGCGCGCTGCTGGGGGACCGCCCCCCCGCGCCCCCCTACGCCGAGCTGTGCCgcgccccccacccccgcgcccagCACGCGCTCGCCGCCACGATTGCCGTGCAGGCGCAGCACTGGCCCACC ATCAAGCGGTACAGCAGCCTGGTGGGCATGTCTGCGTTAGAGGCCGCGCCCTCGGTGGCGGCGGCCCGGCTCGGAGCCCTGCAGAGCGAACGGGACGCCGCCGACACCGCAGCCGCCATGGCGACGCTGTCAATGCACCAGCACAACCGGCCCGTGTCCAC
- the LOC105841244 gene encoding histone deacetylase 5 isoform X15 — MAHEGPARTEGSPHHTPSPPHLPHLPVTDSGFHHQIMQLKKQQQLQQEILLQHFQQQRQQLAREHENQMREHLKSFVPQLWEQQKKAMEEAALREAREAREAREARERHERDRVELMRKKDIHEHSANASTQVKQKLQEFIKKKQANANGTVTTASYRNWGIVKSSSGESITSTGATATHPYRLTAPLPLNLNAPPPQPSPADYPLRKTASEPNMLKQRLKARVIERRASPLARRPLRTRHKHRNCEGGSPRGSPPGGCAAAPIREEEENGSRAAEFLFSSPSLPNISLGRPHVGPRLHPPPAAHTPAPVVLPPVSEAEALVVGGAGGRPVQRLGRTHSAPLPLGDPALQPPPVHHYLRDQIRKTVLTRAHDAAVQLREEEGEVIDLTSKRNDPPAPVEPAPLTRALSSPLVGARVPATGLAYDPLMLKHGCACGQHAPTHPEHGGRLQSVWARLCETGLAARTERTRPRKATLDELQSVHTEAHVQVFAGRGRDGAGVGAGGGAGGAVRQLVRLACGGLGVDSDTAWSDLHTAPAARLAAGALLDLALRTARGHLRNGFAVVRPPGHHAEPNQAMGFCFFNNVAIAARVLHTRLGLQRILIVDWDVHHGNGTQQIFYEDPHVLYMSIHRHDDGNFFPGTGAATECGAGPGLGYNVNVPWSCGTDPPLGDAEYLAAFRSVIMPIAKEYDPEIVLVSCGFDAAAGHPAPLGGYSVSAACFAHMTRDLMQLANGKVVMSLEGGYDLAAMCDCAQEVVRALLGDRPPAPPYAELCRAPHPRAQHALAATIAVQAQHWPTIKRYSSLVGMSALEAAPSVAAARLGALQSERDAADTAAAMATLSMHQHNRPVSTSAESSRSVSEEPMEQDEAK, encoded by the exons ATGGCCCACGAGGGCCCAGCAAGGACGGAGGGCTCGCCCCACCACACGCCCTCGCCGCCCCACCTCCCTCACCTCCCAGTCACCGACTCCGGCTTCCATCATCAGATAATGCAG TTGAAGAAGCAGCAACAGCTCCAACAGGAGATTCTACTGCAGCATTTCCAGCAGCAGAGGCAACAGTTGGCAAGAGAACACGAGAACCAGATGAGGGAACATTTGAAG tcCTTCGTCCCTCAGTTATGGGAGCAACAGAAGAAAGCAATGGAGGAGGCAGCGTTGCGCGAGGCCCGAGAGGCGCGGGAGGCTCGGGAGGCCCGGGAGAGGCACGAGCGCGACCGCGTCGAGCTGATGCGGAAGAAGGATATACACGAACACAGCGCCAACGCGTCTACCCAAGTTAAACAGAAATTACAG gagtttataaaaaagaaacaggCCAACGCCAATGGCACCGTGACGACTGCCTCCTACCGCAACTG GGGCATAGTGAAGTCTTCATCAGGGGAGTCGATAACGTCGACGGGGGCGACAGCGACGCACCCTTACCGGCTCACGGCGCCGCTGCCACTCAACCTCAACGCGCCCCCTCCGCAACCCTCCCCCGCAGACTACCCCCTGCGCAAGACCG CGTCGGAGCCCAACATGCTGAAGCAGCGGCTGAAAGCGCGCGTCATCGAACGCCGGGCCTCGCCCCTCGCGCGCCGCCCCCTCCGGACCCGGCACAAACACCGCA ACTGCGAAGGTGGGTCCCCCCGCGGCTCGCCCCCCGGTGGCTGCGCCGCGGCTCCCATccgcgaggaggaggagaacGGCTCCCGCGCCGCAGAGTTCTTGTTTTCGTCTCCGTCACTGCCCAACATCTCTCTGGGACGACCTCACGTGGGTCCCCGCCTGCACCCGCCCCCCGCGGCGCACACCCCGGCGCCCGTGGTGCTGCCCCCCGTgtcggaggcggaggcgctggTGGTGGGCGGGGCGGGGGGCCGGCCGGTGCAGCGCCTCGGTCGCACGCACTCCGCGCCGCTGCCCCTGGGCGACCCGGCCCTGCAGCCGCCCCCCGTGCACCACTACCTCAGAGATCAGATCCGGAAAACT GTGTTGACCCGCGCACATGACGCGGCGGTGCAGCTGCGGGAGGAGGAGGGCGAGGTCATCGACCTGACGTCGAAGCGTAACGATCCTCCCGCCCCCGTCGAGCCGGCCCCCCTCACCCGCGCCCTCTCGTCGCCCCTGGTGGGGGCCAGGGTGCCCGCCACGGGACTCGCCTACGACCCGCTCATGCTCAAGCATGG GTGTGCGTGCGGACAGCACGCCCCCACGCACCCGGAGCACGGCGGCCGCCTGCAGTCCGTGTGGGCGCGCCTGTGCGAGACCGGCCTGGCCGCCCGCACCGAGCGCACGCGGCCCAGGAAGGCCACGCTCGACGAACTGCAG AGCGTGCACACGGAGGCGCACGTGCAGGTGTTcgcggggcgggggcgcgacggcGCGGGCGTGGGGGCGGggggcggcgcggggggcgcggTGCGGCAGCTGGTGCGGCTGGCGTGCGGCGGGCTGGGCGTGGACTCGGACACGGCGTGGTCGGACCTGCACACGGCGCCCGCCGCGCGCCTCGCCGCCGGAGCCCTGCTGGACCTGGCGCTGCGCACCGCGCGCGGACACCTCCGGAACGG GTTCGCGGTGGTGCGGCCCCCCGGTCACCACGCGGAGCCCAACCAGGCGATGGGCTTCTGTTTCTTCAACAACGTGGCCATCGCCGCCCGCGTGCTGCACACCAGGCTGGGGCTGCAGAGGATACTCATCGTCGACTGG GACGTGCATCACGGCAACGGCACCCAGCAGATATTCTACGAGGATCCTCACGTGCTGTACATGAGCATCCACCGGCACGACGACGGGAACTTCTTCCCTGGAACGGGAGCGGCCACCGAGTGCGGCGCCGGCCCGGGGCTCGGCTACAACGTGAACGTGCCCTGGAGCTGCGGCACCGACCCGCCCCTGGGGGACGCGGAGTACCTGGCCGCCTTCCGCTCCGTCATCATGCCCATCGCCAAG GAGTACGACCCCGAGATAGTGCTCGTGTCGTGCGGGTTCGACGCCGCGGCCGGGCACCCGGCGCCGCTCGGCGGGTACAGCGTGTCCGCCGCCTGCTTCGCGCACATGACCAGGGACCTCATGCAGCTCGCCAACGGCAAG GTGGTGATGTCGCTGGAGGGCGGCTACGACCTGGCGGCCATGTGCGACTGCGCGCAGGAGGTGGTCCGCGCGCTGCTGGGGGACCGCCCCCCCGCGCCCCCCTACGCCGAGCTGTGCCgcgccccccacccccgcgcccagCACGCGCTCGCCGCCACGATTGCCGTGCAGGCGCAGCACTGGCCCACC ATCAAGCGGTACAGCAGCCTGGTGGGCATGTCTGCGTTAGAGGCCGCGCCCTCGGTGGCGGCGGCCCGGCTCGGAGCCCTGCAGAGCGAACGGGACGCCGCCGACACCGCAGCCGCCATGGCGACGCTGTCAATGCACCAGCACAACCGGCCCGTGTCCAC